A DNA window from Camelina sativa cultivar DH55 chromosome 17, Cs, whole genome shotgun sequence contains the following coding sequences:
- the LOC104756257 gene encoding ubiquinone biosynthesis protein COQ9-B, mitochondrial, with protein MYRTAAKRLLGGGGAFTATRLLRFPKLRSTIIPSSYSSGLCTSSIGGNAESPMGGNQSVNPNQSDHTASSSSSTSTEEGPRRDENRKPRAEFQEEQARVLSASLRHVPRLGWTEEAMMAGSRDVGVSPSIVGSFSRKEAALVEFFMDECLQLLMDKIDSGLDLQNLIPSARIAKLIRIRLEMQVPYMSKWPQALSIQAHPLNVAASFKQRAMLVDEIWHAVGDGASDLDWYVKRTILGGVYSTTEIYMLTDDSLEHRDTWAFLDDRVKDAFDLKKSIQEAKYFAQDIGAGVGKSVQGLMNGVMQTMSRRSGGSTF; from the exons ATGTACCGTACGGCGGCGAAGCGTCTTCTCGGCGGTGGTGGTGCTTTTACAGCCACCCGTCTCCTCCGATTTCCCAAGCTCAGGTCCACGATCATCCCTTCCTCTTACAGTTCCGGTCTCTGCACTTCGTCGATTGGTGGTAATGCTGAATCGCCGATGGGTGGTAATCAGTCTGTGAACCCTAATCAATCGGATCACACggcgtcgtcttcttcttcaacgagTACAGAGGAAGGACCACGTCGAGATGAGAACAGGAAGCCGAGAGCTGAGTTCCAGGAAGAGCAGGCTCGTGTTCTCTCTGCGTCTCTCCGTCATGTG CCGAGATTAGGTTGGACTGAGGAAGCAATGATGGCTGGTTCAAGGGATGTTGGTGTGTCTCCTTCCATTGTTGGCTCTTTCTCCAGGAAAGAAGCTGCACTTGTTGAG TTCTTCATGGATGAATGCCTTCAGTTGCTTATGGATAAAATAGACTCTGGATTGGATTTGCAAAACCTGATTCCAAGTGCACGCATTGCCAAGCTCATTAGAATTCGCTTAGAAATGCAAGTCCCTTACATGTCAAAATGGCCTCAAGCTCTGAGCATCCAA GCGCATCCTCTGAATGTTGCAGCGAGTTTTAAGCAACGGGCAATGTTAGTTGATGAGATATGGCATGCTGTTGGAGATGGAGCCTCGGATTTAGATTGGTATGTGAAGCGCACTATTCTTGGAGGTGTTTACTCAACCACTGAGATTTACATGCTCACTGATGACTCCTTAG AACATCGGGATACATGGGCATTCTTGGATGACAGAGTCAAAGATGCTTTTGATCTGAAGAAGAGCATACAAGAG GCCAAGTATTTTGCACAAGACATAGGAGCTGGAGTTGGGAAATCAGTTCAAGGACTAATGAATGGAGTTATGCAGACGATGTCCAGAAGAAGTGGTGGCTCTACGTTTTGA
- the LOC104756258 gene encoding photosystem I chlorophyll a/b-binding protein 6, chloroplastic-like: MALAIASALTLSTTSRVEIPTERRRQVPWCATLAGGKINSDRVVVVRAGKEVSSVCEPLPPDRPLWFPGSSPPEWLDGSLPGDFGFDPLGLGSDPDTLKWFAQAELIHSRWAMLAVTGILIPECLERLGFLENFSWYDAGSREYFADSTTLFVAQLVLMGWAEGRRWADMIKPGSVDIEPKYPHKVNPKPDVGYPGGIWFDFMMWGRGSPEPVMVLRTKEIKNGRLAMLAFVGFCFQATYTTSQDPIENLMAHLADPGHCNVFSAFTSH; the protein is encoded by the exons ATGGCTCTTGCCATTGCTTCTGCGCTCACATTATCCACGACGAGCAGAGTCGAAATCCCGACCGAGAGAAGACGACAAGTACCGTGGTGTGCAACACTGGCTGGTGGAAAAATAAATAGCGACCGCGTGGTGGTGGTTCGTGCTGGCAAAGAAGTGTCTAGTGTCTGTGAACCACTTCCTCCAGACCGTCCTTTGTGGTTCCCTGGTAGCTCTCCACCTGAATGGCTTGATGGCAG CCTACCTGGTGATTTCGGTTTTGATCCTCTCGGTTTAG GGTCTGACCCGGACACCCTCAAATGGTTTGCACAAGCTGAGCTTATTCATAGCCGGTGGGCAATGCTGGCAGTGACCGGTATCCTAATACCGGAATGTCTCGAGCGGTTAGGTTTTCTCGAGAACTTTTCATGGTACGATGCAGGGTCACGTGAGTACTTTGCGGATTCCACTACGTTGTTCGTGGCTCAATTGGTTTTAATGGGATGGGCAGAAGGTAGAAGATGGGCCGATATGATTAAACCGGGGTCCGTCGACATAGAACCAAAGTACCCACACAAAGTGAATCCTAAACCGGATGTTGGTTACCCGGGAGGTATATGGTTCGATTTTATGATGTGGGGGAGAGGTTCTCCTGAACCGGTTATGGTTTTAAGGACTAAAGAGATTAAAAACGGACGGCTGGCTATGCTTGCTTTCGTTGGATTCTGTTTCCAAGCTACCTACACTACTAGTCAAGATCCAATTGAGAATCTCATGGCTCATCTTGCTGATCCTGGTCACTGCAACGTCTTCTCG GCATTTACATCACATTGA
- the LOC104759294 gene encoding probable polygalacturonase, protein MVENLLPTRFQFHLQRLEPKRRLTSLLASHKTTLFTFLWIAAFGSVFLWQRTAYVSSGSRAGPVGGKFTIFGKIKPVRPLPRLRPVVFDLKDFGGVGDGFTLNTEAFERAVVSISKLGSNSGGGQLNVPPGRWLTAPFNLTSHMTLFLAEDSEILGVEDEKYWPLMPPLPSYGYGRERPGPRYGSLIHGQNLKDIVITGHNGTINGQGQSWWKKHQRRLLNNTRGPLVQIMWSSDIVITDITMRDSPFWTLHPYDCKNVTIRNVTILAPVTGAPNTDGIDPDSCEDMVIEDCYISTGDDAIAIKSGWDQFGIAYGRPSTNILIRNLIVRSVISAGVSIGSEMSGGISNVTIENLLIWNSRRGIRIKTAPGRGGYIKNITYKNLTLDNVRVGIVIKTDYNEHADDNYDRKAYPTLSGFSFTGIHGQEVRVPVRIHGSEQIPVRNVTFRDMSVGITYKKKHIFQCSFVK, encoded by the exons ATGGTAGAGAATTTACTTCCGACTCGGTTCCAATTCCATCTCCAGAGACTTGAACCGAAGCGTCGTCTTACTTCTTTACTTGCTTCTCACAAGACAACACTCTTCACATTTCTCTGGATCGCCGCCTTTGGTTCCGTCTTCCTATGGCAACGAACGGCTTACGTCTCCTCCGGCTCCAGAGCTGGTCCCGTCGGAGGAAAGTTCACTATTTTCGGTAAGATCAAACCGGTTCGGCCACTGCCTCGATTGAGACCTGTGGTGTTCGATTTGAAAGATTTCGGAGGTGTTGGAGATGGGTTTACGCTTAACACTGAGGCGTTTGAGAGAGCCGTGGTTTCAATCTCGAAGCTTGGGAGTAATAGCGGTGGTGGTCAGCTGAATGTGCCTCCTGGACGGTGGCTCACTGCTCCGTTTAATCTCACTAGTCATATGACTCTTTTTCTTGCTGAGGATTCTGAGATTCTTGGTGTTGAG GATGAGAAGTATTGGCCTTTGATGCCGCCATTGCCTTCATATGGTTATGGTAGAGAGCGTCCGGGACCTCGTTATGGGAGCTTGATCCATGGTCAAAACCTCAAAGACATTGTGATAACCG GTCACAACGGAACAATAAATGGACAAGGACAGTCGTGGTGGAAGAAGCATCAGAGAAGACTTCTCAACAATACGAGGGGACCTTTAGTTCAAATCATGTGGTCCAGTGACATTGTTATCACCGACATAACAATGCGTGACTCACCCTTCTGGACTCTTCATCCATATGACTGCAAAAACGTAACAATAAGGAATGTCACCATCTTAGCTCCTGTAACCGGAGCACCAAATACTGATGGAATTGATCCCG ATTCGTGTGAGGATATGGTAATTGAGGACTGCTACATTAGCACCGGGGATGATGCCATCGCGATAAAGAGTGGATGGGATCAGTTTGGTATTGCATATGGACGACCTTCAACAAACATTCTTATCCGTAATCTCATTGTTCGCTCTGTTATAAG TGCTGGTGTATCAATCGGGAGCGAGATGTCCGGTGGAATATCTAACGTGACGATCGAGAATCTTCTGATCTGGAACTCGAGACGCGGAATCAGAATCAAAACGGCTCCAGGACGAGGCGGTTACATCAAAAACATAACCTACAAAAACCTAACACTAGATAACGTCCGGGTTGGTATCGTGATCAAAACGGATTACAACGAGCATGCAGATGATAACTACGATCGGAAAGCGTATCCGACAC TCTCAGGATTCAGTTTCACGGGAATCCACGGACAAGAAGTGCGAGTGCCGGTCCGAATCCATGGGAGCGAGCAGATTCCGGTAAGGAATGTGACGTTTCGGGATATGTCCGTTGGGATAACGTACAAGAAGAAGCATATATTTCAATGTTCGTTCGTGAAATGA
- the LOC104759295 gene encoding probable flavin-containing monooxygenase 1, whose product MASTYNKLTSSRVAIIGAGVSGLAAAKNLAHHNPTVFEASDLVGGVWRSCTYETTKLQSARVGYEFSDFPWPNRDDPTFPSYVEILDYLESYAKHFDLLKFMKFGSKVIEVRFIGDGETPQMVDLGAYGNLLPGKPVWEVAVQTGDSGDIQWHAFEFVVVCTGKYGDVPRIPAFPAMKGPEIFKGKVMHSMDYCNLEKEEASSLLHGKKVAVIGSKKSAIDLAFESALANQGEGGKACTMVMRTTHWVFPHHWVWGLPFFLFYSTRASQFFHDRPNQSFLRTLFCFIFSLLRAAVSKFVESYVMWKLPLAKYGLTPDHSFEEDYASCQMAIVPENFFEEADKGMIRFKKSSKWCFYDEGIEFEDGTTLEADVVILATGYDGKKKLKAIVPEPYRTWLEFPCGLMPLYRGTIHPLIPNMGFVGYVQSMSNLHTSELRSMWLSRLVDEKFKLPSKEKMFDQFLKEMEVTRRLSRFYKLHCISTFSIQHADDLCNDMGLNPWRKSNLLLEAFSPYGSKDYRLDQEEEDGSN is encoded by the exons ATGGCTTCTACCTACAATAAGCTTACTTCTTCGAGAGTAGCGATCATCGGTGCCGGTGTGAGCGGTTTAGCTGCTGCTAAGAACTTAGCTCATCACAACCCGACCGTATTCGAAGCCTCGGATTTAGTCGGAGGTGTTTGGAGGAGCTGCACTTACGAGACGACCAAGTTACAATCGGCTCGAGTCGGTTACGAGTTCTCTGACTTTCCATGGCCCAATAGAGATGACCCTACTTTCCCATCTTACGTTGAGATACTAGATTACTTGGAATCTTATGCTAAGCATTTTGATCTTCTCAAGTTCATGAAGTTTGGCTCTAAGGTCATCGAAGTTAGGTTCATCGGTGACGGCGAAACTCCTCAGATGGTTGACCTCGGTGCGTACGGCAACTTGTTGCCCGGCAAACCAGTGTGGGAAGTTGCCGTTCAAACCGGAGATTCTGGAGATATTCAG TGGCATGCATTTGAGTTCGTAGTAGTGTGTACCGGAAAATACGGCGACGTTCCAAGAATACCGGCTTTTCCGGCAATGAAAGGGCCGGAGATATTCAAAGGAAAAGTGATGCATTCGATGGATTACTGCAatttagagaaagaagaagcttctaGTCTCCTCCATGGCAAAAAAGTTGCTGTCATCGGCTCTAAGAAATCCGCCATCGATTTGGCTTTTGAGTCTGCTTTAGCTAATCAAG gagAAGGAGGAAAAGCATGCACAATGGTGATGAGAACAACACATTGGGTGTTTCCACATCATTGGGTGTGGGGACTACCATTCTTCTTGTTCTACTCAACAAGAGCTTCTCAGTTCTTCCATGATAGGCCTAACCAAAGTTTCCTTAGAACTCTCTTttgcttcatcttctctcttctg CGTGCCGCGGTCTCCAAATTCGTTGAATCATATGTTATGTGGAAGCTACCTCTAGCGAAATATGGTCTTACACCGGACCATTCTTTCGAGGAAGACTATGCTTCTTGTCAAATGGCGATCGTACCGGAGAATTTCTTTGAGGAAGCGGATAAAGGGATGATCCGGTTTAAGAAATCATCAAAGTGGTGCTTTTATGATGAGGGGATTGAGTTTGAGGATGGGACTACGTTAGAAGCTGATGTTGTGATACTTGCGACTGGTTATGATGGCAAGAAGAAGCTCAAAGCCATTGTTCCTGAACCTTATCGAACTTGGCTCGAGTTTCCATGCGGTCTCATGCCTTTATACAG GGGAACAATCCATCCATTGATACCGAACATGGGTTTCGTGGGATACGTCCAGAGCATGTCGAACTTACACACATCAGAGCTACGTTCAATGTGGCTAAGCCGGCTCGTGGATGAGAAATTCAAATTACCAAGCAAAGAGAAGATGTTCGATCAATTCTTGAAGGAAATGGAAGTGACTAGAAGATTAAGCAGATTCTACAAACTTCATTGCATTTCCACTTTCAGCATCCAACATGCCGATGATTTGTGCAACGACATGGGACTCAACCCTTGGCGTAAATCCAATTTGCTCCTTGAAGCGTTTAGTCCTTATGGTTCAAAAGATTACCGCCtcgatcaagaagaagaagatggctcAAACTAA